One Rossellomorea aquimaris DNA window includes the following coding sequences:
- a CDS encoding aspartyl-phosphate phosphatase Spo0E family protein: MRGRMNDLLFQIEDCRRQMVELALKSSFADEQVVDLSTRLDDLLNQYQVVKHH, encoded by the coding sequence ATGAGGGGAAGAATGAATGATTTATTATTTCAAATTGAAGACTGCCGTCGCCAAATGGTCGAACTAGCATTAAAGTCATCTTTTGCCGACGAGCAAGTAGTCGATTTGAGTACTCGTCTTGACGATCTATTAAATCAATACCAAGTGGTTAAGCACCATTGA
- a CDS encoding Ger(x)C family spore germination protein, giving the protein MVRRSIIPIHLILLLCCLLTGCLGSKEIQDQAYITSLGFDVEDEQIIVYFQALSFANIAKKEGGEPTAAPILIGRGKGSSIEEAFNHIEQTTAVPLHYGQIQTLVISEKAMEKWLNTILDFMGRNSFLRYTTWTYGTNESIQDIFEGESFFGQPPLYSILHRPITVMKENSFLPVVPFHDFIGDFYEPVGASYIPSIYINKENWQEDKEKKLVAIDGLYVFSEEKYKGMFTKDDLEGLKWFNPETNKIYIPLKKLKVSVQIVKPKAKIRLKGSDKPEYSVEIDVESTLDQNVEGLEVKTIEKHLEKKIKKQIMKTYEKGLEKKIDIYNLTRNTYRFHHKRWDVATINDLSKDSLKVKVNVFIPHTGDYKK; this is encoded by the coding sequence ATGGTGAGGCGATCAATCATTCCAATACATCTTATTCTACTTCTGTGTTGTTTGTTGACGGGCTGTTTAGGATCTAAGGAAATCCAGGACCAGGCTTATATCACCTCTCTCGGATTTGATGTAGAAGATGAGCAAATCATCGTTTACTTCCAGGCGCTGAGCTTTGCAAATATTGCCAAGAAGGAAGGAGGAGAGCCTACAGCAGCGCCCATTCTGATTGGCAGGGGGAAAGGTTCCTCAATAGAAGAAGCGTTTAATCATATAGAGCAAACCACGGCTGTACCTCTTCATTACGGACAAATTCAAACACTTGTCATAAGTGAGAAAGCAATGGAGAAATGGCTGAACACGATTCTGGATTTCATGGGAAGAAATTCTTTTTTACGCTATACAACCTGGACGTATGGAACCAACGAAAGTATTCAAGACATTTTTGAGGGAGAAAGTTTCTTTGGACAACCTCCTCTTTACTCTATATTACATAGGCCGATTACGGTGATGAAGGAAAATTCCTTTCTTCCTGTTGTCCCATTTCATGATTTCATAGGTGACTTTTATGAGCCTGTGGGGGCTTCGTACATTCCTTCTATCTATATCAATAAAGAAAATTGGCAGGAAGACAAAGAAAAGAAATTAGTGGCTATCGATGGATTATATGTATTCTCTGAAGAAAAGTATAAAGGAATGTTTACGAAAGACGATTTGGAAGGGCTGAAATGGTTCAATCCAGAAACCAATAAAATATATATCCCACTGAAAAAATTAAAAGTCAGTGTTCAAATTGTTAAACCTAAAGCGAAAATCAGGTTGAAAGGATCGGATAAGCCGGAATACAGTGTTGAAATCGATGTTGAAAGTACGCTAGATCAAAATGTTGAGGGATTAGAAGTCAAAACGATTGAAAAACACTTGGAGAAAAAAATCAAAAAGCAGATTATGAAAACGTATGAAAAAGGGCTTGAGAAAAAAATCGACATCTATAATTTAACAAGGAACACGTACCGCTTTCACCATAAGCGATGGGATGTTGCGACTATAAATGATCTTTCAAAGGATTCTCTTAAAGTAAAGGTGAATGTATTCATTCCTCATACAGGAGATTATAAGAAATAA
- the cdaA gene encoding diadenylate cyclase CdaA, whose protein sequence is MPFIDIFSDYSALDYVSDIVDILVVWFVIYKLIMLIKGTKAVQLLKGIFVIIIVRGLSSIFGLDTLGWMMEQALTWGFLAIIIIFQPELRRALEQLGRGRLFSRTGLQEEEEQEQMIESMTKAVSYMAKRRIGALLTLERETGMSDYIETGIPLDAKITSQLLINIFIPNTPLHDGAVIIQKNQIAAAACYLPLSESPFISKELGTRHRAALGVSEVTDSITIVVSEETGAISITKNGELHRDLSLERFTEILMVELIGDKTNASSTKWSFRGKKENG, encoded by the coding sequence ATGCCGTTTATCGATATTTTTTCGGATTACTCCGCGCTGGATTATGTCTCGGATATAGTAGATATACTCGTAGTATGGTTTGTAATCTATAAACTGATCATGCTGATAAAAGGAACGAAAGCAGTACAATTATTAAAAGGTATTTTTGTCATTATCATTGTAAGAGGTCTTAGTAGTATCTTTGGATTGGATACACTGGGGTGGATGATGGAGCAAGCCCTCACATGGGGGTTCCTGGCGATTATCATCATCTTCCAGCCTGAACTCCGCAGAGCCCTTGAGCAATTGGGAAGGGGCCGTTTATTCTCAAGGACGGGACTTCAGGAAGAAGAAGAGCAGGAGCAGATGATCGAATCAATGACGAAAGCTGTAAGCTATATGGCAAAACGTCGAATTGGTGCCCTCCTTACTCTTGAACGGGAAACAGGGATGAGTGATTATATTGAAACAGGTATACCACTCGATGCGAAGATTACGTCCCAATTGCTGATTAATATCTTTATTCCCAATACACCTCTTCATGATGGAGCTGTTATCATTCAAAAAAATCAAATTGCTGCAGCTGCTTGTTATCTTCCATTATCGGAAAGTCCGTTCATTTCGAAAGAATTGGGAACAAGACACCGGGCAGCACTTGGCGTCAGTGAGGTAACAGATAGTATTACGATTGTTGTATCAGAAGAAACGGGAGCTATCTCCATTACGAAAAATGGAGAGTTACATCGCGACCTCTCTTTGGAGCGCTTCACAGAAATTCTTATGGTAGAGCTCATAGGCGATAAGACAAACGCTTCCTCGACGAAATGGAGTTTTAGGGGGAAGAAAGAAAATGGATAA
- the glmS gene encoding glutamine--fructose-6-phosphate transaminase (isomerizing) codes for MCGIVGYIGNSDTKEILLKGLEKLEYRGYDSAGIAVQNDEGIHVFKEKGRIADLRGIVDESVSSNTGIGHTRWATHGVPSKVNAHPHQSNSGRFTIVHNGVIENYSQLKREYLTDVTFKSDTDTEVIVQLIEKIVEEGNTVEEAFRQTLMLLKGSYAIALLDSENDETIYVAKNKSPLLVGLGKDFNVVASDAMAMIQVTDQYVELMDKEMVIVTKEKVEIQNLIGEVMERAPYTAEIDASDIEKGTYPHYMLKEIDEQPLVMRKIIQAYQNENNELHIDEPIVGAMKEADRVYIIACGTSYHAGLVGKQFIEKSAGIPVEVHVASEFSYNMPLLSKKPLFIFISQSGETADSRAVLVQVKELGHKSLTITNVAGSTLSREADYTLLLHAGPEIAVASTKAYTAQLAVLSILAHVAGQACGNNQDFDLVQELGIVATAMEALCDTKEEFEDIAREYLSTTRNCFFIGRSLDFYVGLEGALKLKEISYIQAEGFAGGELKHGTIALIEEGTPIVALATQEEVNLGIRGNVKEVVARGANPCIISMKGLEDEEDRFVIPEVNPLLTPLISVIPLQLISYYAALHRDCDVDKPRNLAKSVTVE; via the coding sequence ATGTGTGGAATTGTTGGATATATTGGAAATTCAGATACAAAGGAAATTCTTTTAAAAGGTCTTGAAAAGCTTGAGTATCGCGGTTATGACTCTGCAGGTATTGCCGTTCAAAACGATGAAGGCATCCATGTGTTTAAAGAGAAAGGCCGTATTGCCGACCTTCGCGGTATCGTTGATGAGAGTGTATCAAGCAACACAGGAATCGGTCACACTCGCTGGGCTACCCACGGTGTACCGAGCAAGGTGAATGCTCATCCTCATCAAAGTAATTCAGGCCGTTTTACAATCGTTCATAACGGAGTAATCGAAAATTACTCTCAACTTAAGCGTGAATATTTAACGGACGTAACGTTCAAGAGTGACACGGATACAGAAGTAATCGTTCAGTTGATTGAAAAGATTGTAGAAGAAGGAAACACGGTAGAAGAAGCTTTCCGTCAAACGTTAATGCTTCTTAAAGGCTCTTATGCCATCGCCCTTTTAGATTCTGAAAATGATGAAACAATCTATGTAGCGAAAAACAAAAGTCCACTGCTTGTAGGTCTAGGAAAAGACTTCAACGTTGTAGCAAGTGATGCTATGGCGATGATTCAAGTAACAGACCAATACGTTGAGCTTATGGATAAAGAAATGGTCATCGTAACGAAAGAAAAGGTTGAAATTCAAAATCTGATCGGTGAAGTAATGGAACGTGCTCCTTACACCGCTGAAATCGATGCGAGTGATATTGAAAAGGGAACATACCCTCACTACATGCTGAAAGAAATCGATGAGCAGCCACTAGTGATGCGTAAAATCATTCAAGCTTACCAAAATGAGAACAACGAACTTCACATCGATGAGCCAATCGTCGGCGCGATGAAGGAAGCAGATCGTGTTTACATCATTGCATGTGGAACGAGCTATCACGCTGGTCTTGTTGGAAAGCAATTCATCGAGAAGAGTGCAGGAATTCCTGTAGAAGTTCATGTAGCAAGCGAATTCAGCTACAATATGCCTTTACTTTCTAAGAAACCGTTATTTATCTTTATTTCTCAAAGTGGTGAAACGGCAGATAGTCGTGCCGTACTTGTTCAAGTCAAAGAGCTTGGTCATAAATCATTAACGATCACAAACGTAGCGGGTTCTACGCTTTCACGAGAAGCGGATTACACATTGCTTCTTCATGCAGGACCTGAAATCGCCGTTGCTTCAACTAAAGCGTACACAGCTCAGCTGGCTGTGCTTTCTATCCTTGCACACGTTGCCGGGCAGGCATGTGGAAACAACCAGGACTTTGACCTTGTTCAAGAACTTGGTATTGTTGCCACTGCGATGGAAGCACTTTGCGATACGAAAGAAGAGTTCGAAGATATCGCACGCGAATATCTGTCAACGACTCGCAACTGTTTCTTCATCGGACGTTCACTGGACTTCTATGTAGGTCTGGAAGGCGCTTTGAAGCTGAAAGAAATCTCTTACATCCAGGCAGAAGGATTTGCCGGAGGAGAGCTTAAACACGGTACGATCGCTCTGATCGAAGAAGGGACACCGATCGTTGCACTTGCAACTCAAGAAGAAGTAAACCTAGGCATCAGAGGAAATGTGAAAGAGGTAGTAGCTCGTGGAGCAAACCCTTGTATCATTTCCATGAAAGGCTTAGAAGACGAAGAAGATCGCTTCGTCATCCCGGAGGTTAACCCATTGTTAACACCTCTTATCTCTGTCATCCCATTACAATTAATTTCTTACTATGCTGCTCTGCACCGCGATTGTGATGTAGATAAGCCGCGTAACCTGGCGAAGTCGGTTACGGTTGAGTAA
- a CDS encoding CdaR family protein, whose protein sequence is MDKFMESRWFMRIVGLMLAFILYLSVNFDDIQKTANNNNGNSQNAIETIQDVPLEVFYDRENLEVSGLPDTVNVTVEGSRAIVQQAKQVKDFRVYVDLNDIGIGEHQVDIKIDNISEKLDVKLDPDFVNISVQEKVTEEFTIEPQFNESILSNGYEAEGLAVDPKTVKVTGSKDEVERIAYVIATLDLDEEINENVTREARVQVLDREYNKLDVQIDPEVVDVTVSVVNKSKSVPVTIKQNGSLPEGTTLESISVEPKEATIFGRQDVLDTVEELLAEIDLSDITKDSTITIPLALQDGLNKVAPEEVKVKVAVNTTEEKSLSGLEITPQGLAEEYEYAFMSPEEGVVDVAMKGQNAQMSKVTKEDFSLALDLSGLEPGEHEVEIEAEGPEDIEWTLSQQTVKVEIKEKNTSA, encoded by the coding sequence ATGGATAAATTCATGGAAAGTCGTTGGTTCATGCGTATTGTGGGACTGATGTTAGCGTTCATTCTCTATTTGTCCGTCAACTTCGATGATATTCAGAAGACGGCTAACAACAACAACGGCAACTCTCAAAATGCGATTGAAACGATCCAGGACGTCCCGCTTGAAGTTTTCTATGATCGTGAGAATTTAGAAGTAAGCGGCTTGCCTGATACGGTGAATGTGACTGTAGAAGGATCTAGGGCAATTGTGCAACAAGCCAAGCAAGTGAAGGATTTCAGGGTCTATGTAGACTTAAATGATATCGGTATCGGTGAGCATCAGGTTGATATTAAAATAGATAATATTTCTGAAAAACTCGATGTGAAACTCGATCCGGATTTTGTCAATATATCGGTTCAAGAAAAGGTAACCGAAGAATTTACGATTGAACCTCAATTCAATGAGAGTATTTTATCCAATGGATATGAAGCAGAGGGGCTGGCTGTTGATCCGAAAACGGTGAAAGTGACAGGCTCTAAGGATGAAGTCGAACGGATTGCATATGTCATAGCCACCCTTGATCTTGATGAGGAAATCAATGAGAATGTGACAAGAGAAGCCAGGGTGCAAGTCTTAGACCGTGAATATAATAAATTAGATGTTCAAATTGATCCTGAAGTGGTCGATGTGACCGTTTCGGTTGTAAACAAAAGTAAGAGTGTACCCGTCACGATTAAGCAAAATGGCAGTCTACCAGAAGGGACGACGCTGGAGTCGATTTCAGTTGAACCTAAAGAGGCAACCATCTTCGGCAGACAGGATGTACTGGATACAGTAGAAGAGCTGCTTGCAGAAATAGATCTTTCTGACATTACAAAGGATTCAACCATTACGATACCACTCGCCCTGCAAGATGGCTTAAATAAAGTGGCTCCTGAAGAAGTTAAGGTGAAGGTTGCTGTCAACACAACCGAGGAAAAGAGCCTATCAGGTCTTGAAATCACCCCACAAGGATTAGCTGAAGAATATGAATATGCATTCATGTCACCTGAAGAAGGTGTCGTCGATGTAGCGATGAAAGGTCAAAATGCACAGATGAGCAAAGTGACGAAAGAAGACTTCTCGCTTGCTCTTGATCTTTCAGGGCTCGAGCCCGGTGAACATGAGGTGGAAATAGAGGCAGAAGGACCGGAGGATATTGAATGGACCCTGTCTCAGCAAACAGTTAAAGTAGAAATTAAAGAAAAGAACACGTCAGCATAA
- the sigW gene encoding RNA polymerase sigma factor SigW, whose product MEALVKKRIKQVLKGDQNAFAELVELYKDKVFQICYRMLGNRHEAEDIAQEAFIRAYVNIETFNQKRKFSTWLFRIATNLCIDRIRKKKPDYFLDAEVAGTEGLTMYSQVAADVQLPEEEVENMELQETIQKEISKLPEKYRSVIVLKYIEELPLQEIGEILDLPLGTVKTRVHRGREALRKQLRSL is encoded by the coding sequence ATGGAAGCGTTAGTGAAAAAGCGGATTAAGCAAGTATTGAAAGGTGATCAGAACGCCTTTGCCGAATTAGTCGAACTTTATAAGGATAAAGTGTTCCAAATCTGCTACCGGATGCTTGGAAATCGTCATGAAGCAGAGGATATTGCCCAAGAGGCTTTTATCAGGGCATATGTCAATATTGAAACCTTTAATCAGAAGAGAAAGTTTTCGACCTGGCTATTCAGGATAGCGACGAATCTATGTATCGACAGGATCCGTAAGAAGAAACCGGATTATTTCTTAGATGCAGAGGTAGCGGGGACTGAAGGGTTGACGATGTACTCACAAGTGGCTGCGGATGTTCAGTTGCCGGAAGAAGAAGTAGAGAATATGGAGCTTCAGGAAACCATTCAGAAGGAAATTTCCAAGTTACCTGAGAAGTATCGATCGGTCATTGTTTTAAAATATATCGAGGAGCTTCCTCTTCAAGAAATCGGCGAGATATTGGATCTGCCCCTGGGAACGGTTAAAACGAGAGTACATAGGGGGCGTGAGGCTCTCCGTAAACAATTAAGATCACTGTAG
- a CDS encoding spore germination protein — translation MKENHGKAIDLLPFKDSSDILVSEKKVRRDGSHTELIYVYSPNMADQNTLYKWIIPEVQRLLHFDGSLEADQFSDFINVSTPDKGIDIQRQAEQRIFSGDIMVVTPHDQNVLFFSAGKLAKRSPEESNTEVSIRGPRDGFVEDIGDNMALIRHRLKTSSLKSLKMSIGRRSQTDVMLLYIDDIMNPDILKDVKSRLKSIDTDVIVSSYELEEYLYDNTFSIIPLAQYVGRPDYVVESLNQGRFAILVDGNPTCLIGPANLGLMLNSPEDAHTSFFYVSIERILRFIALATTIFLPGFWVAITTHQLEQIPYPLLATITVSRTGLPLSTGMELALMLILFELFKEAGVRLPKAVGQTVAVLGGLIVGDAAIRGGFTSPTMLVVAAITIISSYTLMNQSLTGNVLILRFINLFVSALLGLYGFFLCGFIFLIALVSTESFGQPFLTIFAKPTIGDYFKGYIKLPSSLTRKRNLGYSPIDQDRKEP, via the coding sequence ATGAAAGAGAATCATGGAAAAGCCATTGATTTGTTACCTTTTAAAGATAGTTCGGATATTTTGGTTTCAGAGAAAAAAGTTCGGCGGGACGGGAGTCATACTGAGTTGATTTATGTCTATTCCCCAAATATGGCTGATCAAAATACCCTGTACAAGTGGATTATCCCTGAAGTCCAAAGGCTTCTCCATTTCGATGGTTCACTGGAGGCTGACCAATTTTCTGATTTCATTAATGTTTCAACTCCTGATAAGGGCATCGATATTCAAAGGCAAGCTGAGCAGAGGATATTTTCCGGGGATATCATGGTTGTGACTCCTCATGATCAGAATGTGCTCTTTTTCTCTGCCGGCAAGCTCGCAAAACGTTCACCGGAAGAATCAAACACAGAAGTTTCCATCAGAGGCCCCCGGGATGGGTTCGTTGAAGACATTGGTGATAATATGGCCCTCATCAGGCATCGGTTGAAAACCAGCTCATTAAAGAGCCTCAAAATGTCCATCGGGAGACGGAGCCAGACGGATGTGATGCTTCTATATATAGACGATATCATGAACCCTGACATTCTTAAGGATGTAAAAAGCCGACTGAAATCCATTGATACTGACGTTATTGTCAGCAGCTACGAATTAGAAGAGTATTTATACGATAATACATTTTCTATCATTCCATTAGCTCAATATGTAGGGAGACCCGATTATGTAGTGGAGTCTTTAAACCAAGGGAGGTTCGCCATTCTCGTAGACGGGAATCCAACTTGCTTAATAGGTCCTGCTAACCTGGGATTGATGCTGAACTCACCGGAGGATGCCCACACGAGCTTCTTTTATGTGAGTATTGAAAGGATATTGAGATTCATCGCCCTCGCAACCACCATTTTTCTACCCGGCTTCTGGGTTGCGATTACGACTCATCAGCTGGAGCAAATCCCTTACCCTTTGTTAGCGACTATTACGGTGTCCAGAACAGGACTCCCCCTTTCAACCGGGATGGAATTAGCCCTTATGCTTATCCTGTTTGAATTGTTCAAGGAAGCGGGTGTACGCCTTCCGAAAGCAGTCGGTCAGACGGTTGCCGTGTTGGGAGGGCTCATTGTAGGGGATGCTGCCATCAGAGGAGGATTCACCTCCCCCACCATGCTCGTTGTAGCGGCGATTACCATCATTTCAAGTTATACATTAATGAATCAAAGCTTGACGGGAAATGTTCTTATTTTACGGTTTATTAACTTATTTGTCTCCGCATTATTAGGATTATATGGATTCTTCCTATGCGGGTTTATCTTCTTGATCGCTCTCGTCAGTACAGAAAGCTTTGGACAACCATTCCTGACCATCTTTGCAAAGCCTACCATTGGTGATTACTTTAAAGGATATATAAAATTGCCAAGCTCTCTCACAAGGAAACGGAACTTGGGGTATTCACCAATCGACCAAGATAGGAAGGAGCCTTAA
- the rocF gene encoding arginase, whose protein sequence is MKKNISIIGVPMDLGQMRRGVDMGPSAIRYAGIVERLENLGYDIKDLGDIEIGQAERVHNNPDTNLRNLKAVAEASETLAGKVNDVIGSGDFPLIFGGDHSIAIGTLAGVSPHYENLGVIWYDAHGDLNTGDTSPSGNIHGMPLAVSLGIGHEDLTGIGQSSPKIKPENIVIIGARSLDEGERELIKEKGIKVYTMHEIDRLGMTKVMEESIDYLKGRTDGVHLSLDLDGLDPSDAPGVGTPVLGGISYRESHLAMEMLEESGLITSAEFVEVNPILDEKNKTATVAVALMGSLFGEKLL, encoded by the coding sequence ATGAAGAAAAATATTTCTATCATTGGTGTACCGATGGATTTAGGTCAAATGCGCAGGGGCGTAGATATGGGGCCGAGTGCAATCCGTTACGCCGGGATTGTTGAGCGTCTTGAGAACCTTGGATATGACATTAAAGACTTGGGTGATATCGAGATTGGCCAGGCTGAGCGTGTACATAATAATCCTGATACGAATCTGCGAAATTTGAAAGCGGTTGCTGAAGCTAGCGAGACTTTGGCTGGTAAAGTGAATGATGTAATCGGGAGTGGAGATTTCCCATTAATCTTTGGTGGTGACCACAGTATTGCGATAGGTACATTGGCTGGTGTTTCTCCTCACTATGAAAACTTAGGTGTCATTTGGTATGACGCACATGGTGATTTGAATACAGGGGACACGTCTCCGTCAGGTAACATCCATGGAATGCCTCTTGCGGTGAGCCTGGGTATCGGCCATGAAGATTTGACGGGTATCGGGCAGAGTTCACCGAAGATCAAGCCCGAGAACATCGTCATTATTGGAGCTCGTTCGTTAGATGAAGGTGAAAGAGAGTTAATTAAAGAAAAAGGCATTAAAGTATATACAATGCATGAAATCGATCGCCTTGGCATGACGAAGGTAATGGAAGAGTCCATTGACTACTTGAAGGGCAGAACGGATGGCGTCCATTTGTCACTTGATTTAGACGGATTAGACCCAAGCGATGCCCCTGGTGTAGGGACTCCTGTTCTTGGAGGGATCAGCTACCGTGAGAGTCATTTAGCGATGGAGATGCTGGAAGAGTCAGGATTGATTACATCTGCAGAATTTGTTGAGGTAAATCCTATCCTCGATGAGAAGAATAAAACCGCTACTGTTGCTGTTGCGTTGATGGGATCACTATTTGGAGAGAAATTACTATAA
- a CDS encoding anti-sigma factor translates to MKPCPEEIIEYMHDYLDGDLNREKEEMLKHHLQECSECQHHFHELKKAIAFVQSTSHISASADFTDKVMSRLPKEKKKVGVERWFRHHPLLTAAALFLFFMTGSFLTSWNDDQDFSFTKNAKLVVQDHTVVVPEGEVVNGDLTVRNGDVKIEGKVTGNVTVINGKQYLASAGSVTGEIHEIDAAFEWLWYQIKKGAKDTVDWGNSQLEEK, encoded by the coding sequence ATGAAACCTTGTCCTGAAGAAATCATCGAGTATATGCACGATTATTTAGATGGGGATTTAAATAGAGAAAAAGAAGAAATGCTGAAGCATCATTTGCAGGAATGCAGTGAGTGTCAGCATCATTTTCATGAGCTGAAAAAAGCGATTGCGTTTGTACAGAGCACGTCTCATATTAGTGCTTCTGCAGACTTTACGGATAAAGTCATGTCAAGATTGCCGAAAGAGAAGAAGAAAGTGGGGGTCGAGAGGTGGTTCCGCCACCATCCGCTACTCACGGCTGCGGCCCTATTCCTTTTCTTTATGACCGGCAGCTTCTTAACTTCATGGAATGACGATCAGGATTTTTCATTTACGAAGAATGCGAAGTTAGTGGTTCAGGATCATACGGTTGTGGTACCTGAGGGTGAAGTCGTGAATGGAGATCTGACGGTCCGGAATGGTGATGTGAAAATTGAAGGAAAAGTAACGGGGAATGTCACGGTCATTAACGGAAAGCAATACTTGGCTTCTGCAGGAAGCGTGACGGGAGAAATCCATGAAATCGATGCTGCATTTGAGTGGCTTTGGTACCAGATCAAAAAAGGGGCTAAAGACACGGTGGATTGGGGAAATTCGCAACTTGAAGAAAAGTAG
- the glmM gene encoding phosphoglucosamine mutase has translation MGKYFGTDGVRGVANTELTPELAFKLGRFGGYVLTKDATRPKILIGRDTRISGHMLEGALVAGLLSIGAEVMRLGVISTPGVAYLTKALGAQAGVMISASHNPVGDNGIKFFGPDGFKLSDDQENEIEDLLDQTVDQLPRPIGADLGQVSDYFEGGQKYLQYLKQSVDEDFDGLHIALDCAHGATSALATHLFADLDADISTMGASPNGLNINEGVGSTHPEALAEMVKEKGADLGLAFDGDGDRIIAIDEHGQIVDGDQIMYICGKYLKSQGQLKQSTVVSTVMSNLGFHKGLEENGIQSIQTAVGDRYVVEEMKKHGYTLGGEQSGHIIFLDYNTTGDGLLTGIQLVNIMKMTGKSLSELAGEMQKFPQKLVNVRVTDKHHVTDNETVKKVIQKVEEEMNGNGRILVRPSGTEPLVRVMAEAPTEELCDRYVNEIVQVVDEEMGLKE, from the coding sequence ATGGGTAAGTATTTTGGAACTGATGGAGTAAGAGGTGTAGCGAACACAGAATTAACACCGGAATTAGCATTTAAGCTTGGACGTTTTGGTGGTTATGTTCTAACAAAGGATGCTACACGTCCCAAAATATTGATTGGAAGAGATACTCGAATTTCCGGACATATGTTGGAAGGTGCTCTTGTAGCCGGACTTCTATCGATTGGTGCTGAAGTGATGCGCTTAGGTGTCATTTCAACTCCTGGGGTAGCTTACTTAACAAAAGCGTTAGGGGCTCAAGCTGGTGTTATGATCTCAGCTTCTCATAATCCTGTAGGGGATAACGGAATTAAATTTTTCGGACCGGATGGCTTCAAATTATCTGATGACCAGGAAAATGAAATTGAAGATCTATTAGATCAAACAGTTGATCAGCTTCCTCGTCCAATCGGTGCTGATTTAGGGCAAGTAAGTGACTATTTCGAAGGCGGACAAAAATATCTGCAGTATTTAAAACAATCAGTAGACGAAGATTTCGATGGTTTACATATTGCGTTAGATTGTGCACACGGTGCAACATCCGCTCTTGCTACTCATCTGTTTGCTGATTTGGATGCTGACATCTCGACGATGGGAGCATCACCAAACGGGTTGAATATCAATGAGGGTGTAGGATCTACCCACCCTGAAGCACTTGCTGAGATGGTGAAGGAAAAAGGTGCAGACCTGGGGCTTGCCTTTGATGGTGATGGTGACCGTATTATCGCAATCGATGAGCATGGACAAATCGTGGATGGAGACCAGATCATGTACATCTGCGGTAAATACTTGAAGTCACAAGGTCAGTTAAAACAGTCTACAGTCGTGTCTACTGTCATGAGTAATCTTGGCTTCCATAAAGGGCTTGAAGAGAATGGGATCCAAAGCATTCAAACCGCGGTTGGAGATCGTTATGTAGTGGAAGAAATGAAGAAACATGGCTATACTCTTGGCGGTGAGCAATCAGGCCACATCATCTTCCTGGATTACAATACAACAGGAGATGGTCTGTTAACGGGTATCCAACTTGTAAACATTATGAAAATGACCGGTAAATCATTATCTGAACTAGCGGGAGAAATGCAAAAGTTCCCACAAAAACTTGTGAATGTACGAGTGACAGACAAGCACCATGTAACGGATAATGAAACGGTTAAAAAAGTGATTCAAAAGGTTGAAGAAGAAATGAACGGAAATGGCCGTATCCTTGTTCGTCCATCTGGAACGGAGCCGTTAGTGCGTGTCATGGCAGAAGCTCCTACTGAAGAACTTTGTGATCGCTATGTAAATGAAATCGTACAAGTTGTTGATGAAGAAATGGGTCTGAAGGAATAG